A genomic segment from Salvia splendens isolate huo1 chromosome 13, SspV2, whole genome shotgun sequence encodes:
- the LOC121759930 gene encoding importin subunit alpha-9 has protein sequence MADENSTPHKRGPLKSSVGSAVVQRRRDHAVTVRKERREALMRTKRLCRVGVSSDDADVTIDADMATDEEQSVLEDQTLKSIEELNLAIAYQGKGAMQKRVNALRELRRLLSKSEYPPVEAALKAGAMPTLVHCLSFGSPDEQLLETAWCLTNIAAGKPEETKALLPALPLLIAHMGEKSSLPVAEQCAWALGNVAGEGEELRDVLLSQGALQPLARMMLPDKGSTVRTAAWALSNLIKGHAKAATELIRLDGVLDAILRHLKRGDEELATEVAWVVVYLTALSNVATSMLAKSDLLQILVDRLASSNSLELLIPVLRSLGNLVAGDSYVTDNVLVAGNEITVRVIQVMIKCLSSEHRVLKKESAWALSNVAAGSVEHKKLIHSSGAVSILIRLLSTSPFDIRKEVAYVLGNLSVAPSESGRPVLIVDHLVSLVGGGCLSGFTDLVRSADIEAARLGLQFLELVLRGMPNGEGPKLVEAEDGIEAMERFQFHENEELRSMANQLVDKYFGEEYGLDA, from the exons ATGGCGGATGAGAACTCTACACCGCATAAAAGAGGACCTTTAAAATCATCAG TTGGAAGTGCTGTGGTGCAGAGGAGACGAGATCATGCAGTCACGGTGCGGAAGGAGAGAAGAGAAGCCCTAATGCGGACCAAGCGTTTATGCAGAGTGGGAGTTAGCAGCGATGATGCTGATGTTACTATTGATGCCGACATGGCAACGGATGAAGAACAATCAGTGTTGGAGGACCAGACTCTGAAATCCATTGAAGAACTAAACCTTGCCATTGCCTATCA GGGAAAAGGAGCAATGCAAAAGAGGGTTAACGCTCTTCGTGAGCTACGAAGGCTATTGTCAAAATCAGAATATCCTCCAGTTGAAGCTGCCCTCAAGGCTGGAGCTATGCCAACTCTGGTTCACTGCCTTTCATTTGGTTCGCCTGATGAACAG TTGCTTGAGACAGCTTGGTGCCTAACAAATATAGCAGCTGGAAAACCAGAAGAAACGAAAGCCTTGTTGCCTGCATTACCTTTACTTATTGCTCATATGGGAG AAAAGAGCTCACTGCCTGTTGCAGAGCAATGTGCCTGGGCATTGGGAAATGTTGCTGGTGAAGGAGAGGAACTGAGAGATGTTCTCCTATCTCAAGGAGCTTTACAGCCTCTTGCAAGGATGATGCTACCAGACAAGGGATCAACTGTGAGAACAGCTGCTTGGGCATTATCAAACTTAATTAAG GGACATGCAAAAGCTGCTACAGAATTAATCAGACTTGATGGAGTTCTTGATGCAATTCTTCGACACCTAAAAAGAGG AGATGAAGAACTGGCAACTGAAGTGGCATGGGTGGTTGTGTACCTCACTGCCCTTTCAAATGTTGCTACCAGTATGCTAGCAAAAAGTGATCTGCTACAAATACTCGTAGATAGACTGGCATCATCAAATAGCTTGGAACTGCTTATCCCG GTGCTAAGGAGTCTGGGTAATCTTGTAGCTGGCGATTCTTATGTCACCGACAATGTCCTTGTCGCTGGCAATGAAATCACAG TGCGTGTAATTCAAGTGATGATCAAATGTTTGAGCAGTGAACACCGTGTCTTGAAAAAG GAATCTGCTTGGGCTCTATCCAACGTGGCTGCTGGTTCTGTCGAGCATAAAAAACTAATACATTCAAGTGGGGCTGTTTCCATACTCATACGCCTTCTCTCAACTTCTCCATTTGACATAAGGAAAGAAGTTGCATATGTCCTTGGTAACTTATCTGTTGCCCCCTCTGAATCTGGACGGCCTGTATTAATTGTTGATCACTTGGTTTCTCTTGTTGGTGGAGGATGCCTAAGTGGTTTCACAGACTTGGTGAGGTCTGCAGATATCGAGGCCGCCAGGCTTGGCCTGCAATTCTTGGAACTG GTTCTGAGGGGAATGCCAAATGGCGAGGGCCCAAAGCTTGTGGAGGCAGAGGATGGAATTGAAGCCATGGAAAGGTTCCAGTTTCATGAAAATGAAGAGCTAAGGAGCATGGCAAATCAGCTAGTGGACAAGTACTTTGGCGAGGAGTATGGGCTTGATGCTTAG